Proteins encoded in a region of the Alkalinema sp. FACHB-956 genome:
- a CDS encoding response regulator translates to MRILLVEDDPTVSKLLTQRLLEHHYAIDGVADGLSGWEYASTYEYDLLILNVELPQLDGISLCQRLRATGDTTPILLLAAQNTAIARITGLDAGADDYVTKPFDEAELIARIRALLRRSSSNPLPILIWGDLWLNPSNCEVTYQGQLLNLSAKEYALLELMLRESHHVFSNEEILESLWSSAEFPVDATVRSHIRRLRQKLTAVGAPPDLISTAHGRGYYLKPMDTPSIEESLQETLVPALSATGPWSQLETTDPSTNNGHRSSSSLWAVPRPPQEPLADRPNPQQQYQTLLDQIWLESQAKIREQFQMLQEVVSELQDHPLRPHQQEQANRAAHTLAGTLGTLGRFAGMEIARELEQWLHSDVVLETDDASHLQTLVDQLGQTLDSSLTDSTPTIATDCLLIVDPDSHMQEKLARLGIQQGLQTKIFGTLAEAQAWLQQQQAPKAYASHPASDCTPTGLILGCVPTARGIGLDPASESLAFLKEFALQYPTVPTVVLANVNTCDERLEIIRQGGTCILSRLSSPQSILNAVRATSQQRHLPPETRILLVDDDPIVLRTLTTQLQSLGLSVSTLNDAQQLWSVLETIQPDAVVLDIQMPGMSGLELCQVLRSDPRWQRLPVIFLTVFADSRTQHQAFLVGADDYLCKPVAGIDLFDRIFNRLKRVNACTQSETSH, encoded by the coding sequence ATGCGAATTTTATTGGTGGAGGATGATCCAACCGTTAGTAAACTCCTGACCCAGCGATTGTTGGAACATCACTATGCGATCGATGGGGTCGCAGATGGGCTGTCTGGGTGGGAGTACGCTTCAACCTATGAATATGATTTGCTCATTCTGAACGTAGAATTGCCCCAGTTAGACGGGATCAGCCTATGCCAACGCCTCCGGGCTACAGGAGACACCACCCCAATTTTATTGCTCGCAGCCCAAAATACGGCCATTGCTCGCATCACAGGGTTAGATGCCGGGGCCGATGACTATGTCACCAAACCCTTTGACGAAGCTGAACTGATTGCCCGCATTCGAGCCCTCCTCCGACGGAGCAGCAGTAATCCGTTGCCCATCCTGATTTGGGGGGATCTGTGGCTCAATCCCAGCAATTGTGAAGTAACTTACCAAGGGCAACTCCTGAATCTCAGTGCGAAGGAATATGCCCTGCTGGAATTAATGCTGCGTGAAAGCCATCATGTTTTCAGCAACGAAGAGATTTTAGAAAGTCTGTGGTCATCAGCGGAATTTCCGGTCGATGCGACCGTGCGATCGCACATTCGGCGACTCCGACAAAAGTTGACAGCGGTGGGGGCTCCGCCGGATTTGATTTCCACGGCCCACGGACGCGGTTACTACCTGAAACCGATGGACACACCGTCGATCGAAGAGTCGCTCCAGGAAACTCTGGTACCTGCTTTAAGTGCCACGGGCCCTTGGAGTCAATTAGAAACGACAGATCCATCGACCAACAATGGACACCGTTCCAGTTCCTCCCTTTGGGCAGTGCCTCGCCCTCCCCAGGAGCCCCTAGCCGATCGCCCCAACCCACAACAGCAATACCAAACCTTACTCGATCAAATTTGGTTGGAAAGCCAAGCCAAGATTCGTGAACAGTTTCAGATGCTGCAAGAAGTGGTCTCCGAATTACAGGATCACCCCTTGCGGCCTCATCAACAGGAACAAGCCAACCGCGCAGCCCATACCCTAGCGGGAACCTTGGGAACGTTAGGACGATTTGCAGGCATGGAAATTGCACGGGAACTGGAACAGTGGCTCCATAGTGACGTGGTCTTGGAAACGGACGATGCCAGCCATTTACAAACTCTCGTGGATCAACTGGGCCAAACCCTCGATTCATCCCTCACCGACTCCACTCCCACGATCGCAACGGATTGTTTACTCATCGTTGATCCCGATTCCCACATGCAGGAGAAATTAGCGCGGTTGGGGATTCAGCAAGGACTCCAGACCAAAATCTTTGGGACTCTGGCCGAGGCCCAAGCTTGGCTCCAACAACAACAAGCCCCTAAAGCTTACGCCTCCCATCCCGCGTCTGATTGCACACCCACAGGGCTGATTTTGGGTTGTGTCCCGACAGCACGGGGTATAGGTCTCGACCCCGCTTCAGAGAGTCTGGCCTTTTTAAAGGAATTTGCGCTGCAGTATCCTACGGTGCCTACGGTGGTACTTGCCAATGTCAACACCTGTGATGAGCGGCTAGAAATTATTCGCCAGGGTGGAACTTGTATTCTGTCACGGCTCTCATCCCCCCAAAGTATTCTCAATGCAGTGCGGGCGACGTCTCAGCAACGCCATTTACCCCCCGAAACTCGTATTTTGTTAGTGGATGATGATCCGATCGTGTTACGCACCCTCACCACTCAACTGCAATCGTTGGGACTTTCAGTCTCTACCTTGAATGATGCCCAACAACTTTGGAGCGTTTTAGAAACAATTCAGCCCGACGCAGTGGTACTCGATATTCAGATGCCCGGCATGAGCGGATTGGAACTCTGCCAAGTTCTACGCAGTGATCCACGCTGGCAACGGTTACCCGTTATCTTCCTGACCGTTTTTGCAGATTCTCGCACCCAGCATCAGGCATTTTTAGTCGGGGCCGATGATTACCTGTGTAAACCGGTTGCAGGCATTGATCTATTCGATCGGATTTTTAATCGATTAAAGCGTGTTAACGCTTGTACCCAATCCGAAACAAGTCACTAG
- a CDS encoding response regulator, producing MTIKRVLIIDDEESIRKVVQLGLPMVGNWDVLVASSGIEGILTAQIEQPDVILLDVMMPNMDGVATFRSLQQHPSTQSIPVIFLTGITTTIEHHRLNHLGGNGVITKPFNALELAGQITKLLNW from the coding sequence ATGACCATTAAGCGCGTTTTAATAATTGATGATGAAGAATCTATTCGAAAAGTCGTGCAGCTTGGCCTTCCCATGGTAGGTAATTGGGATGTCTTGGTTGCCAGTTCTGGGATAGAAGGAATCCTTACAGCTCAGATCGAACAGCCCGATGTCATTCTGCTCGATGTGATGATGCCCAACATGGATGGTGTAGCTACGTTTCGATCGCTACAGCAACATCCCAGCACTCAATCCATTCCAGTGATTTTTTTGACTGGAATCACAACTACGATCGAACACCATAGACTCAATCACCTAGGGGGAAACGGGGTCATTACCAAACCGTTTAATGCACTGGAATTAGCAGGGCAAATTACCAAGCTATTGAATTGGTAG
- the psbA gene encoding photosystem II q(b) protein has protein sequence MTTALQRREGSAWDRYCDWITSTNNRIYVGWFGTLMIPCLLTATICYLIAFVAAPPVDIDGIREPVAGSLIYGNNIISGAVIPSSNAIGVHFYPIWDAASLDEWLYNGGPYQLIIFHFLIGCACYMGRQWELSYRLGMRPWICVAYSAPLASAAAVFLIYPIGQGSFSDGMPLGISGTFNFMIVFQAEHNILMHPFHMLGVAGVFGGSLFSAMHGSLVTSSLVRETTEVESQNYGYKFGQEEETYNIVAAHGYFGRLIFQYASFNNSRSLHFFLGAWPVVGIWFTALGVSTMAFNLNGFNFNQSILDSEGRVVSTWADMINRANLGMEVMHERNAHNFPLDLAAGESAPVALQAPAING, from the coding sequence ATGACCACAGCACTTCAACGTCGTGAAGGTAGCGCGTGGGATCGGTACTGCGATTGGATCACCAGCACCAACAACCGGATTTATGTCGGTTGGTTCGGTACCCTGATGATTCCTTGCTTGCTAACCGCAACCATCTGCTATCTCATTGCTTTCGTCGCTGCTCCCCCCGTGGACATCGACGGTATCCGTGAGCCCGTCGCTGGCTCGCTGATCTACGGTAACAACATCATTTCTGGTGCGGTTATCCCTTCCTCCAACGCGATTGGGGTTCACTTCTATCCCATTTGGGATGCAGCTTCCCTCGATGAGTGGCTGTACAACGGTGGCCCTTACCAGCTGATCATTTTCCACTTCTTGATCGGTTGCGCTTGCTACATGGGCCGTCAGTGGGAACTGTCCTACCGCCTGGGTATGCGTCCTTGGATCTGCGTGGCTTACTCTGCGCCTCTGGCCTCTGCTGCCGCAGTCTTCCTGATCTACCCCATCGGTCAAGGTTCCTTCTCTGACGGGATGCCCCTAGGTATCTCCGGTACCTTCAACTTCATGATCGTGTTCCAAGCAGAGCACAACATCCTGATGCACCCCTTCCACATGCTCGGTGTGGCTGGCGTCTTCGGCGGTAGCTTGTTCTCCGCGATGCACGGTTCTCTGGTGACCTCTTCCTTGGTGCGTGAAACCACCGAAGTCGAGTCTCAGAACTACGGTTACAAGTTTGGTCAAGAAGAAGAGACCTACAACATCGTGGCTGCTCACGGTTACTTCGGTCGTCTGATTTTCCAATATGCTTCCTTCAACAACAGCCGTTCCTTGCACTTCTTCTTGGGTGCATGGCCGGTCGTGGGTATCTGGTTCACCGCTCTGGGCGTGAGCACGATGGCCTTCAACCTGAACGGTTTCAACTTCAACCAATCCATTCTGGATTCTGAAGGTCGCGTTGTGTCCACTTGGGCAGACATGATCAACCGGGCTAACCTGGGGATGGAAGTGATGCACGAGCGTAACGCTCACAACTTCCCTCTGGACTTGGCTGCTGGCGAGTCTGCACCTGTAGCACTGCAAGCTCCTGCGATCAACGGTTAA
- the purQ gene encoding phosphoribosylformylglycinamidine synthase subunit PurQ has product MKFGVIVFPGSNCDRDMAWVTRGILGQETHMVWHEERDLSDLDVVIVPGGFSYGDYLRCGAIARFSPAMQATIDHAAQGKYVLGVCNGFQILTEVGLLPGALMRNRDLHFICDRTPLRVERNDLPWTRNYRSGAVVTIPISHGEGCYYADADTLKEVEDNQQVLFRYCDALGNVTEAANPNGSLNNIAGICNRQGNVLGMMPHPERSADAAIGATDGLALFQGLLEMAVA; this is encoded by the coding sequence ATGAAATTTGGTGTTATTGTTTTTCCAGGATCCAACTGCGATCGGGATATGGCCTGGGTGACCCGTGGCATCCTTGGGCAAGAGACGCACATGGTGTGGCACGAAGAGCGGGATTTGTCGGATCTGGATGTGGTGATTGTGCCCGGTGGGTTTAGTTACGGCGACTATTTGCGCTGTGGGGCGATCGCGCGGTTTTCTCCGGCCATGCAAGCCACGATCGACCATGCCGCTCAAGGGAAATACGTTTTGGGCGTTTGTAACGGTTTTCAGATTCTGACGGAAGTGGGATTGCTACCCGGTGCGTTGATGCGCAATCGCGATCTACACTTCATCTGCGATCGTACGCCCTTGCGAGTGGAACGGAATGATTTGCCTTGGACAAGAAATTATCGATCGGGCGCTGTGGTCACAATTCCAATTTCCCACGGGGAAGGCTGCTACTACGCCGATGCAGATACCCTCAAGGAAGTAGAAGACAATCAGCAAGTGCTGTTCCGCTACTGTGATGCCTTGGGTAATGTGACGGAAGCGGCTAACCCCAACGGCTCCTTGAATAATATTGCGGGTATCTGTAACCGCCAGGGCAATGTGCTGGGCATGATGCCTCACCCGGAGCGATCGGCGGATGCCGCGATCGGCGCAACGGATGGCTTAGCGCTGTTTCAAGGATTACTCGAAATGGCTGTTGCGTAA
- the purS gene encoding phosphoribosylformylglycinamidine synthase subunit PurS produces MAQQFQAQIYVTLRPSVLDPAGVAVQSGLKHMGYDNVESVRIGKYIELSLTAENEAAAQEQLDRVCDQLLANPVIENYRFDLKAVAAV; encoded by the coding sequence GTGGCTCAACAGTTCCAAGCTCAAATCTATGTAACTCTTCGCCCATCAGTATTGGATCCGGCTGGGGTAGCGGTGCAATCCGGGCTCAAACACATGGGTTACGACAACGTTGAGAGCGTGCGGATCGGAAAGTACATCGAGTTAAGCTTGACCGCAGAGAATGAGGCCGCAGCTCAAGAACAGTTGGATCGGGTCTGTGACCAATTGTTGGCCAATCCCGTGATCGAGAATTATCGGTTTGATCTCAAAGCGGTGGCGGCAGTGTAA
- a CDS encoding Fur family transcriptional regulator — MKTRRTRSQERILEILKTLDRAISAQDLYMELRQQDQVMGLATVYRALDGLKKEGAVQVRTLATGESLYSLIQEDRHHLTCLQCGATIELESCPVHELEKQFSQRYQFKIHYHLLEFFGVCVQCQEQG; from the coding sequence ATGAAAACCCGCCGCACCCGTAGCCAAGAAAGGATTTTGGAAATCCTCAAAACCCTCGATCGTGCCATTTCTGCCCAAGATCTATATATGGAGTTACGGCAACAGGATCAAGTCATGGGGTTAGCCACAGTCTACCGAGCCTTGGACGGCCTGAAAAAAGAGGGCGCGGTTCAAGTCCGCACCCTCGCCACTGGGGAATCGTTATATAGCTTGATTCAAGAAGATCGCCACCACCTGACCTGCTTACAATGTGGGGCCACGATCGAACTGGAATCCTGTCCTGTCCACGAACTGGAAAAACAATTTAGCCAGCGCTACCAGTTCAAAATTCACTATCATTTGCTGGAATTTTTTGGCGTGTGTGTTCAGTGTCAGGAGCAGGGGTAG
- a CDS encoding SPFH domain-containing protein, whose translation MWQLILALLVGGAAVSSVKIVEQGNEALVERLGQYDRKLDPGLNLVLPFIDRIAYQETIREKVLDIPPQNCITRDNVAIAADAVVYWRIVDMEKAYYKVQNLQSAMINLVLTQIRAEMGKLELDETFTAREQINETLLRELDIATDPWGVKVTRVELREIVPAKAVQESMELQMSAERKKRAAILTSEGERESAINSARGKAESQVLDAEARKRATVMAAEAEQQRIVLEAQANRQQQVLKAQATAEALSIVTQALNADPQAPQAAQLLMALGYLTMGETIGKSNSSKVLFMDPASIPGSLAGMMSIVNNGNGQA comes from the coding sequence ATGTGGCAGTTAATTCTTGCACTGTTAGTGGGTGGAGCCGCCGTTTCGAGCGTCAAAATTGTAGAGCAGGGAAATGAAGCCTTGGTTGAGCGGTTGGGGCAATACGATCGCAAACTAGATCCCGGTTTGAACTTGGTACTTCCCTTCATAGATCGCATCGCCTACCAGGAAACCATTCGGGAAAAGGTGCTGGACATTCCGCCCCAGAATTGCATTACGCGGGATAACGTGGCGATCGCGGCGGATGCGGTGGTCTACTGGCGGATTGTGGACATGGAGAAAGCCTACTACAAGGTGCAGAATCTACAATCGGCCATGATTAACCTCGTGCTGACCCAAATCCGGGCGGAAATGGGGAAACTGGAACTGGATGAAACCTTTACCGCGCGGGAGCAAATTAACGAAACCCTGCTGCGGGAGCTAGACATTGCCACCGATCCCTGGGGCGTAAAAGTAACGCGGGTAGAACTGCGGGAAATCGTTCCGGCGAAGGCAGTGCAGGAGTCGATGGAACTGCAAATGTCCGCCGAACGAAAAAAACGGGCGGCCATCTTGACCTCGGAAGGGGAGCGGGAATCGGCCATTAACAGCGCACGGGGGAAAGCGGAGTCCCAAGTGCTGGATGCAGAAGCCCGCAAACGCGCCACGGTGATGGCAGCAGAGGCAGAACAGCAGAGGATTGTCCTAGAAGCCCAGGCCAACCGCCAGCAACAAGTATTGAAAGCTCAAGCCACCGCCGAGGCCCTCAGCATTGTCACCCAAGCCCTGAACGCCGATCCCCAAGCCCCCCAAGCGGCGCAACTGTTAATGGCCCTAGGCTACCTAACCATGGGTGAAACCATCGGTAAAAGCAACAGCAGCAAAGTTCTATTTATGGATCCGGCAAGTATTCCTGGATCGCTCGCTGGCATGATGTCGATCGTGAACAACGGCAACGGTCAAGCATAG
- a CDS encoding NfeD family protein: MASQTFWLFLGIGLCAVEAVFPTAYVALVMGISALLVAIAAQWLSLNWEVWLWIGLSLLGIWISRTFVPPRKTVKWDDKVGETLTEIQPGQLGRVLYEGNSWAARCEDPEATIPAQQPVLVVGRQGTTLLVLPEGALHG; encoded by the coding sequence ATGGCATCTCAAACATTTTGGCTGTTTTTAGGCATTGGGCTATGTGCAGTAGAAGCCGTTTTTCCCACTGCTTACGTTGCCCTCGTCATGGGGATTAGTGCCCTATTAGTTGCGATCGCGGCACAATGGCTCTCCCTCAATTGGGAAGTCTGGCTGTGGATTGGGTTATCCCTCCTCGGCATCTGGATTTCTCGCACCTTTGTCCCCCCGAGAAAAACGGTGAAATGGGATGACAAAGTGGGAGAAACGTTGACGGAAATTCAACCGGGCCAACTAGGACGGGTACTCTATGAAGGCAATTCTTGGGCAGCCCGTTGTGAAGATCCCGAGGCAACTATTCCGGCCCAGCAACCTGTGCTAGTCGTGGGGCGTCAAGGGACAACCCTGCTAGTTTTGCCGGAAGGCGCTCTGCACGGCTAG